One Fundulus heteroclitus isolate FHET01 chromosome 1, MU-UCD_Fhet_4.1, whole genome shotgun sequence genomic window carries:
- the LOC105931787 gene encoding differentially expressed in FDCP 6 homolog → MDLRSELLKSIWYGFTALDLEKSGKVSKSQLKVLSHNLCTVLSIPHDPVALEEHFRDDDDGPVSSQGYMPYLNKYILDKVVEGSFNKENVDELCWTLTAKKNYQPDRSSTSVLPDRDAFRLWCLFNFLSEDKYPLVMVPDEVEYLLKKICMAMSIEFNCVELDDFFSQDSGQQSGITVWVFLQMMNSGKITRGIDKSIISMAIEEVYREIVGDVLKEGYLWKKGQLRRNWKERWFTLRPSNLSYYTGEDRKDCQGNIVLDGNCCVEVLPDRDGKRCMFCLKTLSKTYEMSASDTKQRQEWTAAIQTAIRLHVESKNSLHKDLKLKRREQREQREKRRQAKEEEMQRLRALQEEKERKLAELELLKEAQKQAQVLMEQDEQRRRQQHEQLQHALEIQLREAEEARVSMQAEMALKEEEAERQRKRIQELEEMQKRLEEALQQEIKARLDEEGFRYAQARLLAEEEEKMKALMTLQEEQEEYILKTQREKQELKQEMEVKSRALDEAQRQLEEVRANRHRVDQDVVAAQRKLRQASTNVKHWNVQMNRLMRPIGPGEKRPSLGSSYQTFQIPTQRDPGLRLRRRSGSEDQSEESKENVDNGAECDKERRHSHASNGDMDIP, encoded by the exons ATGGACCTGCGCTCTGAGCTGCTCAAATCCATATGGTACGGTTTTACTGCCCTGGATCTAGAGAAGAGTGGGAAAGTGTCCAAGTCTCAGCTGAAG gTTCTGTCTCACAACCTTTGCACAGTCCTGAGCATCCCACATGACCCAGTGGCTTTGGAGGAGCACTTTAGGGATGATGACGATGGCCCAGTTTCCAGTCAGGGTTACATGCCTTACCTCAACAAATACATCCTGGATAAG GTTGTGGAGGGATCTTTTAATAAGGAAAATGTAGATGAGCTATGTTGGACTCTTACGGCGAAAAAGAACTACCAGCCAGACAGAAGCAGCACCTCGGTTCTGCCAGACCGGGATGCTTTTCGACTCTGGTGTCTTTTTAACTTTCTGTCTGAGGACAAGTACCCGTTGGTTATGGTTCCAGACGAG GTGGAGTACCTCCTTAAGAAGATATGCATGGCGATGAGCATTGAGTTCAACTGTGTTGAGCTTGACGACTTCTTCTCTCAGGACTCGGGGCAACAGAGCGGCATCACCGTCTGGGTCTTCCTTCAGATGATGAACTCTGGGAAAATAACCCGAGGCATCGATAAGAGCATCATCAGCATGGCGATAGAGGAAGTGTACAGGGAGATAGTCGGGGATGTTCTCAAAGAG GGTTATCTGTGGAAAAAAGGCCAGCTGAGGAGAAACTGGAAGGAACGCTGGTTCACTTTGAGGCCCAGCAACCTGTCCTACTACACCGGAGAGGACCGCAAGGACTGCCAAGGGAATATAGTCCTGGATGGAAACTGTTGCGTAGAG GTGCTGCCCGACCGAGATGGGAAGAGGTGTATGTTTTGTCTGAAAACCTTGTCCAAAACCTATGAAATGAGTGCCTCGGACACCAAGCAAAGACAGGAGTGGACTGCAG CCATTCAAACAGCCATCCGGCTGCATGTGGAGAGCAAAAACTCTCTGCATAAAGACCTGAAGTTGAAGAGACGAGAGCAGCGGGAGCAGCGGGAGAAACGACGACAGGCCAAagaggaggagatgcagaggCTCCGGGCCTTGCAGGAGGAAAAGGAGCGCAAGCTGGCAGAGCTGGAGCTCCTGAAGGAGGCGCAGAAGCAGGCTCAGGTCCTGATGGAGCAGGACGAGCAGAGGAGACGCCAGCAGCACGAGCAGCTCCAGCACGCTCTGGAGATTCAGCTCCGCGAAGCGGAGGAG GCCAGGGTCAGTATGCAGGCGGAGATGGCTctgaaggaggaggaagcagagaggCAGAGAAAAAGGAtccaggagctggaggagatgcagaagCGTCTGGAGGAGGCGCTGCAGCAGGAGATCAAAGCCAGGCTGGATGAGGAGGGCTTCCGTTACGCTCAAGCGAG GTTActggctgaggaggaggagaaaatgaAGGCCCTGATGActctgcaggaggagcaggaggagtaCATCCTGAAGACTCAGAGGGAAAAACAGGAGCTAAAGCAGGAAATGGAAGTTAAATCCCGGGCCCTGGACGAGGCgcagaggcagctggaggaggtgcgAGCCAACAGGCACAGGGTTGACCAGGACGTTGTG GCTGCTCAGAGGAAACTTCGCCAGGCGAGCACAAACGTCAAACACTGGAACGTCCAGATGAACAGACTGATGCGACCAATCGGACCAGGCG AGAAAAGACCTTCTCTGGGGAGCTCTTACCAGACCTTCCAGATCCCAACGCAGAGGGACCCCGGGCTGCGTCTCAGGAGGAGATCGGGATCGGAGGATCAGAGCGAGGAGAGCAAAGAGAACGTGGACAACGGAGCCGAGTGCGACAAGGAGAGAAGGCACTCGCACGCCTCCAATGGAGACATGGACATCCCCTAA